From Pyrenophora tritici-repentis strain M4 chromosome 1, whole genome shotgun sequence, the proteins below share one genomic window:
- a CDS encoding SRP14 domain containing protein, whose product MGRDHLSNDEFFKRLADLFEYTRTKGHGSVYLVQKRMTFGTSITPPLAEKVADDPLWDTHPAEPLPVLIRAHNNKSTKKEGTDRKNIDKIELSTIVQPDDLDSFYAKYAEACKV is encoded by the exons ATGGGGCGAGACCACTTGAGTAACGATGAG TTCTTCAAAAGACTCGCCGACCTGTTCGAATACACGCGCACAAAAGGCCACGGCAGCGTCTATCTTGTACAGAAGCGCATGACATTCGGGACCTCAATTACACCACCACTTGCTGAAAAGGTTGCCGACGATCCATTGTGGGATACCCACCCTGCGGAGCCACTGCCCGTCCTAATCCGCGCGCACAACAACAAAAGCACCAAGAAGGAAGGCACAGACAGGAAAAACATCGACAAAATCGAATTGAGCACTATCGTCCAGCCAGATGATTTAGACAGCTTCTATGCGAAATACGCAGAAGCATGCAAA GTGTGA
- a CDS encoding Drc1-Sld2 domain containing protein, translating to MSNDDIEQRCNALRLDLKAWEKKFAAQNNGRKAGRDDIKGNAEISQKYKEYNKLRARQSSKAAPQTPSKRGASRKANLDVERTPKAAPKATITTPMKRKRDEEGSIENVDHDKLLSPQGPTVIGPTPQRDGIVLGLFDELPFAYDTPSKPRNVLGDVGLNVPQTPSRRLQDAASETSLESRARGERTPLSAGKRFLLNQFVTPKKRRLDEQGTPSSALGLATPAFLRRDNVLSAIDEDNEATPRPAPWKRRGLVRSLSTMIQAMKKDENDKLDEEADIMREMEMEEQGISRPRKKAKTPQLLVEDSQAPMPLGPDRGLESEDNSDEEPELGANGKPRKAWKKKGLKRQTRRVIMRPNITKPKPVPAPKDQDETEEEGSGVPETQLPVDAADEFGSDFDDESDYASDASHTPKPRKVTAKKPQQAADKPADQPAKESLLKTAARKIKATANANYRRLNIKGKAATGGKSGKGKFGRRK from the exons ATGAGTAACGACGACATTGAACAGCGCTGCAATGCGCTACGACTGGATCTAAAAGCCTGGGAAAAGAAATTCGCGGCGCAGAACAACGGCCGAAAAGCGGGACGCGACGACATCAAGGGCAATGCCGAGATTT CACAAAAATATAAAGAGTACAATAAGCTACGAGCTCGACAGTCCAGCAAAGCAGCGCCACAGACACCTTCAAAGCGAGGCGCAAGTCGCAAAGCAAACCTCGATGTCGAGCGCACGCCGAAAGCCGCACCCAAGGCCACTATTACCACACcgatgaagaggaagagggaTGAGGAGGGTTCTATAGAGAACGTTGATCATGACAAACTCCTCTCCCCACAAGGGCCTACGGTCATCGGACCAACCCCACAGCGTGACGGCATAGTGTTGGGTTTGTTCGACGAGCTTCCGTTCGCATACGATACACCTAGTAAACCGAGGAACGTCTTGGGGGACGTGGGTCTCAACGTGCCACAAACACCGAGCAGACGATTACAAGACGCAGCAAGCGAGACTTCACTAGAGTCTAGGGCAAGGGGGGAGAGGACACCACTATCAGCAGGGAAGCGCTTCCTGTTAAACCAATTTGTCACaccaaagaagaggaggttAGACGAGCAAGGCACGCCGTCATCAGCACTAGGGCTGGCCACGCCTGCCTTTCTCCGGAGAGACAATGTTCTGAGCGCCATTGACGAAGACAATGAAGCAACACCTCGACCAGCGCCTTGGAAACGTCGTGGACTAGTGCGTAGTTTAAGTACTATGATACAAGCCATGAAGAAGGATGAAAACGATAAACTTGACGAAGAGGCGGATATCATGCGCGAAATGGAGATGGAGGAACAGGGCATCTCAAGGCCGCGAAAAAAGGCCAAAACGCCACAGCTTCTGGTGGAAGATAGCCAAGCGCCGATGCCTTTGGGTCCAGATCGAGGCCTCGAATCAGAAGACAATAGTGACGAAGAGCCGGAACTGGGTGCCAATGGTAAGCCACGTAAGGCTTGGAAAAAGAAGGGCCTGAAGAGGCAGACACGGCGGGTGATTA TGCGCCCGAACATCACAAAACCCAAACCTGTGCCAGCTCCAAAAGACCAAGATGAGACAGAAGAAGAGGGGTCAGGCGTACCCGAGACACAACTCCCTGTAGACGCTGCAGACGAGTTCGGCTCGGACTTTGACGACGAGTCTGACTACGCGAGTGATGCTTCCCACACACCAAAGCCGAGAAAAGTGACGGCAAAGAAGCCCCAGCAAGCTGCCGATAAGCCTGCTGATCAGCCTGCCAAAGAGAGTCTTCTTAAAACCGCGGCCCGAAAAATCAAGGCTACGGCAAATGCCAACTATCGGAGACTGAATATCAAGGGCAAGGCAGCGACCGGTGGGAAGAGCGGGAAGGGTAAGTTCGGTAGGAGGAAATAG
- a CDS encoding SAC3-GANP multi-domain protein — protein sequence MAYIRYRTFEGYDAPWRSMSSQALSPAPPPTPTLFRRKPPKLPLAATNIPPTTSPAQPTQSPRSTFSLSSNVPESPHTMAEKELSTVLQQLHQTLKTHNYQQSPSLLGKAKIALLHLNALIPQAKSPRKHLQLARETLELGAIISIRLKDTESFTRYFQQLQPFYSLPESTLPKDGSNASKVTGLYLLLLLSEGDYAGFHTQLETLEVAAAQAGAKLEADQFIQYPIRLEQALMEGSYDKVWGETKSERVPGEEFGLFTEILIGTIRKEIASCSERAYPSIPISDAKSLLFLDSEGSVVNFAKESGWIVKDGRIYFPQQEDDYLSRDILVTSDQVIENTLGYARELETIV from the exons ATGGCATACATTCGCTATCGAACATTTGAGGGTTACGATGCGCCATGGCGGTCAATGAGCTCACAGGCGCTAAGCCCAGCACCACCTCCGACGCCGACGCTCTTCCGACGTAAACCACCAAAGCTCCCACTCGCCGCAACAAACATCCCGCCCACGACATCACCCGCCCAACCCACGCAATCTCCCCGATCAACATTTTCCTTATCCTCCAACGTCCCGGAATCACCACACACCATGGCCGAGAAAGAACTCTCAACCGTGCTCCAGCAGCTCCACCAGACGCTCAAGACGCACAACTACCAGCAATCACCCTCATTACTAGGCAAAGCCAAGATTGCGCTCCTCCACCTCAACGCCCTCATCCCGCAAGCCAAGTCGCCGCGGAAACACCTGCAGCTGGCACGTGAGACGCTCGAGCTAGGCGCCATCATCTCCATCAGACTCAAAGACACCGAGTCCTTCACGCGCTACTTCCAGCAGCTACAGCCCTTTTACTCGTTGCCTGAATCCACACTCCCCAAGGATGGCAGCAACGCGAGCAAAGTCACGGGCCTGTATCTGTTATTGCTCCTGAGCGAGGGCGACTACGCAGGCTTCCACACGCAGCTTGAGACGCTCGAGGTGGCGGCTGCACAGGCGGGCGCGAAGCTAGAGGCCGATCAGTTCATCCAGTATCCGATTCGGTTGGAGCAGGCGCTCATGGAGGGCAGCTATGACAAGGTGTGGGGTGAGACCAAGAGCGAGAGGGTGCCTGGTGAGGAGTTTGGTCTGTTCACAGAG ATTCTCATTGGAACTATCCGCAAGGAAATCGCTTCCTGCAGCGAGCGCGCGTACCCCTCCATCCCCATCTCGGACGCCAAATCCCTCTTGTTCCTCGACTCGGAAGGCAGCGTCGTCAACTTTGCAAAGGAGTCGGGTTGGATCGTCAAGGATGGAAGGATATACTTCCCCCAGCAAGAGGATGATTATCTGAGCAGAGATATTCTGGTTACAAGTGATCAGGTTATCGAGAACACTCTGGGTTATGCGAGAGAGTTGGAGACGATTGTCTAA
- a CDS encoding CypX, Cytochrome P450 has protein sequence MDSVRAFNTPTVVLITSTLILTTFLLYRWLLPKPIPGIPFNPEATKSIFGDIPSLINHLKTHKTISDWILSHNTRHDSPIVQAFANLFGKPWVIISDYREAQDILMRRTKEFDKPDALSDIFFSIVPDHHAVQATNDAYRSQRKLLQDLMTPSFLHGVTASKLHNNFMDLIKLWTEKMRLSKGRSFSVKNDVYDTALGAIWATVFGIAETTTITRNQINLLSPMKGTPLPSAVDEAVDFPRAPTPMVFDAILRLTDSLEYVLKSPFPRLTGRFMRYMPSIRTWIKLKDDVINAQISTAEKRMAHTKDNGDRFSNGVDHMLRRELMAAERQKRMPDYHSNVMVAELFGLLIAGHDTTSTTLLWAMKLLAADQVVQSKLRSALQSGFAAAYSEDRVPNAQEIVTTQSHYLDACIEEILRCAQTAIIPSRNAVTDAVVLGHVIPKGTRVMMCGNGGGILTPSFEIDSALRSKSYHNADGGKVGIWDSEGIKKFKPDRWLQYDQATDCTIFNAAAGPHLLFGAGPRSCFGRRLAHLELRLAIVLILWSFELQPVPERYGSWEAMEQLTHSPIQCYVKLIEAQNKLEC, from the exons ATGGACTCCGTCCGCGCGTTTAACACGCCCACAGTGGTCCTTATCACTAGCACGCTCATTCTAACGACCTTCTTACTTTACAGGTGGCTTTTGCCCAAGCCTATCCCGGGGATCCCATTCAACCCAGAGGCGACAAAATCTATATTTGGTGACATCCCATCCTTGATCAATCACCTGAAGACACATAAGACCATAAGCGATTGGATTCTGAGTCACAACACCAGACACGACTCTCCTATCGTACAGGCCTTTGCTAACCTGTTCGGGAAGCCATGGGTCATCATTAGCGATTATCGCGAAGCTCAG GATATTCTGATGCGGCGTACCAAGGAGTTCGATAAGCCGGACGCGCTCAGCGACATTTTTTTCAGCATTGTTCCAGATCATCACGCAGTGCAGGCAACAAATGATGCATATCGATCCCAGCGAAAGCTGCTGCAGGATCTGATGACTCCGAGCTTCCTTCATGGAGTTACTGCATCCAAACTGCATAACAATTTCATGGACCTAATCAAGCTGTGGACGGAGAAAATGCGGCTTAGCAAAGGCCGCTCGTTCTCCGTAAAGAACGATGTGTACGATACCGCTTTAGGGGCGATCTGGGCTACTGTCTTCGGCATCGCGGAAACCACTACTATTACGCGcaatcaaatcaacttgTTGTCTCCAATGAAAGGTACCCCACTGCCATCGGCGGTGGATGAGGCAGTCGACTTTCCTCGGGCACCAACCCCAATGGTCTTTGACGCAATTCTGAGACTTACGGATAGCCTGGAGTATGTGCTAAAGTCACCATTTCCAAGGCTCACGGGGCGTTTTATGCGCTATATGCCCTCTATTCGCACATGGATCAAACTAAAGGACGACGTTATCAATGCTCAAATTTCCACAGCTGAGAAAAGAATGGCCCACACAAAGGACAATGGGGACCGATTTTCGAATGGAGTTGATCATATGCTGCGCAGAGAGTTGATGGCGGCAGAACGACAGAAACGAATGCCCGACTATCACTCAAACGTCATGGTTGCAGAG CTCTTCGGATTACTCATCGCAGGACACGATACAACATCGACAACGCTTCTATGGGCTATGAAGCTCCTCGCAGCGGATCAGGTCGTTCAAAGTAAGCTTCGCTCGGCACTTCAGTCAGGTTTTGCCGCTGCGTATTCGGAAGATAGAGTTCCAAACGCGCAAGAGATTGTGACGACACAAAGTCATTACCTAGATGCATGCATTGAAGAGATCCTACGCTGCGCCCAAACCGCCATCATTCCATCGCGGAATGCAGTCACAGATGCCGTCGTTCTTGGGCATGTTATACCAAAAGGAACCAGGGTTATGATGTGTGGCAACGGTGGAGGCATTCTAACCCCATCCTTCGAGATTGATAGCGCCCTACGAAGCAAGTCTTATCACAACGCGGACGGCGGGAAAGTCGGTATCTGGGACTCGGAGGGAATAAAAAAATTCAAGCCCGATCGATGGCTGCAGTACGATCAAGCGACAGACTGTACAATATTCAACGCAGCAGCCGGACCACACTTGCTTTTTGGAGCGGGGCCGAGGTCTTGTTTCGGACGGAGGCTAGCGCATCTGGAACTCAGGCTTGCAATTGTTTTGATTCTTTGGTCATTCGAGTTGCAACCAGTACCAGAGAGGTACGGAAGCTGGGAAGCGATGGAGCAGCTCACGCACTCACCAATTCAGTGCTATGTGAAGCTTATCGAGGCACAAAACAAGCTAGAATGTTAG